One genomic segment of Bradyrhizobium diazoefficiens includes these proteins:
- a CDS encoding aa3-type cytochrome c oxidase subunit IV, whose protein sequence is MADHSEVAYSTADGNDYVAHEQTYEGFIKLVKYGTASVALIVILMAIFLT, encoded by the coding sequence ATGGCAGATCATAGCGAAGTTGCGTACAGCACCGCCGACGGCAACGATTACGTTGCGCACGAGCAGACCTATGAGGGCTTCATCAAGCTGGTGAAATACGGCACCGCCTCGGTCGCGCTCATCGTGATCCTGATGGCGATCTTCCTGACCTGA
- a CDS encoding type II toxin-antitoxin system death-on-curing family toxin, whose amino-acid sequence MSDPQEPLWITYEQAVAIHSRQLRRFGGAPGLRDEGMLRSALDRPINKWRYEQASLDELAAAYAFGLAKNHAFVDGNKRIAFMAMIVFLHKNGVAFSPDPAEATTMILSLAAGDVSEPSLVRWIRDNWDSK is encoded by the coding sequence ATGAGCGATCCTCAGGAGCCGCTCTGGATCACTTACGAGCAGGCCGTCGCCATTCACAGCCGGCAACTCCGACGCTTCGGAGGCGCGCCTGGTCTGCGTGACGAAGGCATGTTGCGGTCGGCGCTTGATCGCCCGATCAACAAGTGGCGCTACGAGCAGGCGTCGCTGGACGAGCTTGCCGCCGCCTATGCATTCGGGCTCGCGAAGAACCATGCATTCGTCGATGGAAACAAACGCATCGCCTTTATGGCGATGATAGTCTTCCTCCACAAGAACGGCGTAGCCTTCAGCCCTGATCCTGCGGAAGCAACGACCATGATCCTCTCTCTCGCGGCGGGCGACGTCAGCGAGCCGAGCCTCGTTCGCTGGATCCGCGACAATTGGGATTCCAAATGA
- a CDS encoding AbrB family transcriptional regulator, with translation MKIEIKKIGNSDGLLLPRELMQRLDLKRGQQLHIVELPGGGFQLLPYDPDFERTMEIADEVMDKYRDTLAALAK, from the coding sequence ATGAAGATCGAAATTAAGAAGATCGGCAACTCAGATGGTCTGTTGCTCCCTCGCGAGCTGATGCAGCGGCTCGATCTCAAGCGCGGGCAGCAATTGCACATCGTGGAATTGCCGGGCGGTGGATTCCAGCTGTTGCCCTACGATCCCGATTTCGAGCGGACGATGGAAATCGCCGACGAGGTGATGGACAAGTATCGCGATACGCTCGCGGCGCTTGCGAAATAG
- a CDS encoding Re/Si-specific NAD(P)(+) transhydrogenase subunit alpha, producing the protein MKIAVAKEIDPSEPRVAASPDTVKKFKALGAEIAVEPGAGIKSGLPDSEFTAVGATVSADALKDADIIIKVKRPEASELSQYKRGALVIAIMDPYGNEAALKTIADAGVSAFAMELMPRITRAQVMDVLSSQANLAGYRAVIEGAEAFGRAFPMMMTAAGTVPAAKVFVMGVGVAGLQAIATARRLGAVVTATDVRPATKEQVESLGAKFLAVEDEEFKNAQTAGGYAKEMSKEYQAKQAALTAEHIKKQDIVITTALIPGRPAPKLVSADMVKSMKPGSVLVDLAVERGGNVEGARPGEVVDLDGIKIVGYTNVAGRVAASASSLYARNLFSFIETMVDKNEKKLAVNWDDELVKATALTRDGAVIHPNFQPKA; encoded by the coding sequence ATGAAGATCGCCGTTGCCAAGGAAATCGATCCGTCGGAGCCGCGCGTTGCGGCCTCGCCTGATACGGTGAAAAAATTCAAGGCGCTCGGCGCCGAGATCGCCGTCGAGCCGGGCGCCGGGATCAAATCGGGCCTGCCGGATTCCGAGTTCACCGCGGTGGGCGCCACCGTCAGTGCCGACGCGCTCAAGGACGCCGACATCATCATCAAAGTGAAGCGGCCCGAGGCCTCCGAGCTTTCGCAGTACAAGCGCGGCGCGCTCGTCATCGCCATCATGGATCCCTACGGCAACGAGGCCGCCCTGAAGACGATCGCCGATGCCGGCGTTTCCGCCTTCGCGATGGAATTGATGCCGCGCATTACCCGCGCGCAGGTGATGGACGTGCTGTCCTCGCAGGCCAACCTTGCCGGTTACCGCGCCGTCATCGAGGGCGCCGAAGCGTTCGGCCGCGCCTTCCCGATGATGATGACCGCGGCCGGCACCGTGCCTGCCGCAAAGGTGTTCGTGATGGGCGTCGGCGTCGCCGGCCTCCAGGCGATCGCGACCGCGCGCCGCTTAGGTGCCGTCGTCACCGCGACGGACGTGCGCCCCGCGACCAAGGAGCAGGTGGAATCGCTCGGCGCGAAATTCCTCGCGGTCGAGGACGAGGAATTCAAGAACGCGCAGACCGCCGGCGGCTACGCCAAGGAGATGTCGAAAGAGTACCAGGCCAAGCAGGCCGCGCTCACCGCCGAGCACATCAAGAAGCAGGACATCGTGATCACGACCGCGCTGATTCCGGGGCGGCCGGCGCCGAAGCTCGTCAGCGCCGACATGGTCAAGTCGATGAAGCCGGGCTCGGTGCTGGTCGATCTCGCCGTCGAGCGCGGCGGCAATGTCGAGGGCGCAAGGCCCGGCGAGGTCGTCGACCTCGATGGCATCAAGATCGTCGGCTACACCAATGTCGCCGGCCGCGTCGCGGCCTCGGCCTCCAGCCTCTATGCCCGCAATCTGTTCTCGTTCATCGAGACCATGGTGGACAAGAACGAGAAGAAGCTCGCCGTGAACTGGGACGACGAGCTCGTCAAGGCCACCGCCCTGACCAGGGACGGCGCCGTGATCCACCCGAACTTCCAGCCGAAAGCGTAA
- a CDS encoding sigma-54-dependent transcriptional regulator, which yields MAACILIADDDAVARRLVENMVQKCGYETVVVDSGDAAIAALTAPDALAIDAVILDLVMPGLDGMGVLAKIRDVGLSVPVIVQTAHGGIDNVISAMRAGAADFVVKPVGVERLQVSLRNALNASALKGELQRIRHSREGRLTFSDIITRAEAMTGVMRAAQKAANSSIPVLIEGESGVGKEMFARAIHGSGERKAKPFVAVNCGAIPDNLVESILFGHEKGAFTGATERHTGKFVEAHGGTLFLDEVSELPLSAQVKLLRALQEGAVEAVGGRKPVKVDVRIISATNRKLLERVKQGHFREDLFYRLHVLPLTIPSLRTRREDIPHLLRHFLARFAAEENRPITGISGEAVAHLAQLDWPGNIRQLENAVYRAVVMSEGDQLGLGDFPLLTSQPHTATEIPTAPLMIEPIAAPSVVSGSEIPIAPLPLAGSLSMLTPTGDVRALEDMENEIIRFAISHYRGQMSEVARRLKIGRSTLYRKLDEAGVPGHGGKSGEETH from the coding sequence ATGGCTGCCTGTATTTTGATCGCCGACGACGACGCTGTAGCCCGCCGGCTGGTCGAGAACATGGTGCAGAAATGCGGCTATGAGACGGTCGTCGTGGACTCCGGCGACGCCGCGATCGCCGCCCTCACCGCTCCCGATGCATTAGCCATCGACGCCGTCATCCTCGATCTCGTCATGCCCGGCCTCGATGGCATGGGCGTGCTGGCGAAAATTCGCGACGTCGGCCTCAGCGTCCCTGTCATCGTGCAGACCGCCCATGGCGGCATCGATAACGTGATCTCGGCGATGCGCGCAGGTGCGGCCGATTTCGTCGTCAAGCCGGTCGGCGTGGAGCGCCTCCAGGTCTCGCTTCGCAACGCGCTCAACGCCTCGGCTCTGAAGGGCGAGTTGCAGCGCATCCGTCACAGCCGCGAGGGACGGCTGACCTTCTCCGACATCATCACTCGCGCCGAGGCGATGACAGGCGTGATGCGCGCCGCGCAGAAGGCGGCGAACTCCTCGATCCCCGTGCTGATCGAGGGCGAGTCCGGCGTTGGCAAGGAGATGTTTGCGCGCGCCATCCATGGCAGCGGCGAGCGCAAGGCCAAACCGTTCGTCGCGGTCAATTGCGGCGCGATCCCCGACAATCTCGTCGAATCCATCCTGTTCGGCCATGAGAAGGGCGCCTTCACCGGCGCCACCGAACGCCATACCGGCAAGTTCGTCGAGGCCCATGGCGGCACGCTGTTCCTGGACGAGGTCAGTGAGCTGCCGCTGAGCGCGCAGGTCAAGCTGCTGCGTGCGCTCCAGGAAGGCGCGGTCGAGGCGGTCGGCGGCCGCAAGCCTGTGAAGGTCGACGTCCGCATCATCTCGGCAACCAACCGCAAGCTCTTGGAGCGGGTGAAGCAGGGCCATTTCCGCGAAGACCTGTTCTACCGCCTGCATGTGCTGCCGCTGACGATCCCCTCGCTGCGCACTCGCCGCGAAGACATTCCGCATCTGCTGCGACATTTCCTGGCGCGCTTTGCCGCCGAGGAGAACCGCCCCATCACCGGCATCAGCGGCGAGGCGGTCGCGCATCTCGCCCAGCTCGACTGGCCCGGCAACATCCGCCAGCTCGAGAACGCGGTCTATCGCGCCGTGGTGATGAGCGAGGGCGACCAGCTCGGGCTCGGTGATTTTCCCCTGCTGACGTCGCAGCCGCATACCGCAACGGAGATTCCGACCGCGCCGTTGATGATCGAGCCGATTGCTGCGCCTTCCGTGGTATCGGGTAGTGAAATACCGATCGCGCCTCTGCCGCTGGCGGGATCTCTCTCCATGCTGACCCCGACCGGCGACGTCCGTGCGCTGGAGGACATGGAGAACGAGATCATCCGCTTCGCGATTTCGCATTACCGCGGGCAGATGTCCGAGGTCGCCCGCCGCCTCAAAATCGGGCGGTCCACCCTCTACCGCAAACTCGACGAAGCCGGGGTTCCCGGCCATGGCGGCAAAAGCGGCGAGGAGACGCACTGA
- a CDS encoding L,D-transpeptidase family protein codes for MRDCLNHRAGFDRVLMTVAATFLTVSASSALAQDQARSSAAELAIEAAIPRPEPANVPPPTASDIKLDTTATVQDSAKEPTKEPVKTEAAPAPAPEKVETKPSDVATTPAPEAPKSDTAKSEPAQTEPAKTEATKTEATKTEPAKADTATATPAASAAPAAAPAEPVKAASNVPAADQPVADKLKDLIGAKASRHFERKNERAAVEKFYSARDFAPVWTQAGSLTAAAKGVIARLKDAASDGLNPADYPVPDFAAATTPDALADAELKLTASMFDYARQAQSGRMHWSQVSADILYPEHPVDPNEVLTKITTAADASAALESYNPPQKLYKELKAKLAELRGQGNGPAIEIAEGPTLKYTPASKKQAEIVVDDARVPQLRAKLGLTENASDTRYDATVAEAVRKFQNGIEMKPTGILDDRTVKALNTPKRDKQIDVVLVNMERWRWLPRDLGVPALGDAYVILNIPDYTLKVMQHGQQVWTTRVVTGKPGQHATPLLTETMKYITVNPTWNVPPSIVYNEYLPALQQDPTVLQRMGLKLEQNRDGSVHISQPPGEANALGRIRFNFPNKFLVYQHDTPDKYLFAKEERAFSHGCMRVQNPDQYASVLLNIAMPNEKYTPERIRSMYGKSEIDLKFPTPIPVNITYQTAFVDEAGKLQFRKDVYGRDATMLNILKNGRGKDLETVVAHSQPSYSRPATTLPSGVAVANNGGGFGSSGPNFFERLFGAPTPPPAPVGRRPQRVFTR; via the coding sequence ATGCGAGACTGTTTGAACCACCGTGCAGGTTTTGACCGTGTCTTGATGACGGTCGCGGCAACCTTCCTCACGGTGTCGGCCAGCTCGGCCCTGGCGCAGGATCAGGCCCGCAGCAGCGCCGCCGAGCTCGCGATCGAAGCCGCGATTCCGCGCCCCGAGCCCGCCAATGTCCCGCCCCCAACCGCTTCCGACATCAAGCTCGACACCACGGCGACGGTTCAGGACTCCGCCAAAGAGCCGACCAAAGAACCCGTGAAGACTGAAGCTGCTCCCGCGCCAGCCCCGGAGAAGGTCGAGACCAAACCTTCCGACGTCGCCACCACGCCGGCGCCCGAGGCGCCGAAGAGCGACACTGCTAAATCGGAACCTGCGCAAACCGAGCCTGCCAAGACAGAAGCTACAAAGACAGAAGCTACAAAGACCGAACCCGCCAAGGCCGATACCGCGACGGCAACACCGGCTGCGTCGGCAGCGCCCGCTGCGGCTCCGGCCGAGCCGGTCAAGGCCGCAAGCAACGTGCCCGCCGCCGACCAGCCGGTCGCCGACAAGCTCAAGGACCTTATCGGCGCCAAGGCCTCGCGCCATTTCGAGCGCAAGAACGAGCGCGCCGCGGTCGAGAAGTTTTACAGCGCGCGCGACTTCGCGCCGGTCTGGACCCAAGCCGGCAGCCTGACCGCTGCGGCCAAGGGCGTGATCGCGCGGCTGAAGGACGCCGCCTCCGACGGCCTCAACCCGGCCGATTATCCGGTGCCGGATTTCGCCGCGGCCACGACGCCCGATGCGCTCGCGGATGCCGAGCTGAAGCTCACCGCCAGTATGTTCGACTATGCGCGCCAGGCCCAGAGCGGCCGCATGCACTGGTCGCAGGTCAGCGCCGACATCCTCTATCCCGAGCATCCGGTCGATCCGAACGAGGTGCTGACGAAGATCACGACCGCGGCGGACGCTTCCGCGGCGCTCGAGAGCTACAATCCGCCGCAGAAGCTCTACAAGGAGCTGAAGGCGAAGCTTGCGGAGCTCCGCGGCCAGGGCAACGGCCCGGCAATCGAGATCGCCGAAGGTCCGACGCTGAAGTACACGCCGGCCAGCAAGAAGCAGGCCGAGATCGTCGTGGACGATGCGCGCGTGCCGCAGCTGCGCGCCAAGCTCGGCCTCACCGAGAACGCCAGCGACACCCGCTATGACGCCACGGTCGCCGAGGCCGTGCGAAAATTCCAGAATGGCATCGAGATGAAGCCGACCGGCATTCTCGACGACAGGACGGTCAAGGCGCTCAACACCCCGAAGCGCGACAAGCAGATCGACGTGGTGCTGGTGAACATGGAGCGCTGGCGCTGGCTGCCGCGCGACCTCGGCGTGCCGGCGCTGGGCGATGCCTATGTCATCCTCAACATCCCCGACTACACGTTGAAGGTGATGCAGCACGGCCAGCAGGTCTGGACCACCCGCGTCGTCACCGGCAAGCCGGGTCAGCACGCCACGCCCCTGCTGACCGAGACGATGAAGTACATCACGGTCAACCCGACCTGGAACGTGCCGCCGTCGATCGTCTACAACGAATATCTGCCGGCGCTTCAGCAGGACCCGACCGTGCTCCAGCGCATGGGCCTCAAGCTCGAACAGAACCGCGACGGCTCGGTGCACATCTCGCAGCCGCCCGGCGAAGCCAACGCGCTCGGCCGCATCCGCTTCAACTTCCCGAACAAGTTCCTGGTCTATCAGCACGACACGCCGGACAAATACCTGTTCGCCAAGGAGGAGCGCGCCTTCAGCCACGGCTGCATGCGCGTGCAGAACCCGGATCAGTACGCCTCCGTGCTGCTCAACATCGCCATGCCGAACGAGAAATACACGCCGGAGCGGATCCGCAGCATGTACGGCAAGAGCGAGATCGACTTGAAATTCCCGACGCCGATCCCGGTCAACATCACCTATCAGACCGCGTTCGTGGACGAGGCCGGCAAGCTGCAATTCCGCAAGGACGTCTATGGCCGTGACGCGACCATGCTCAACATCCTGAAGAACGGCCGCGGCAAGGATCTCGAGACCGTCGTCGCGCACTCGCAGCCGAGCTATTCGCGTCCGGCGACGACGCTGCCCTCGGGCGTCGCGGTGGCCAACAATGGCGGCGGCTTCGGCTCGTCGGGTCCGAACTTCTTCGAGCGGCTGTTCGGGGCGCCGACCCCGCCGCCGGCTCCGGTCGGCCGCCGGCCTCAGCGGGTGTTTACCCGCTGA
- a CDS encoding proton-translocating transhydrogenase family protein, which translates to MEHAAQVVDPFIFRLSIFVLAVFVGYFVVWSVTPALHTPLMSVTNAISSVIVVGALLAVGVGMISSGSGWARGFGFVALVFACVNIFGGFLVTQRMLAMYKKKSK; encoded by the coding sequence ATGGAGCATGCTGCACAGGTCGTCGATCCCTTCATCTTCCGGCTGTCGATCTTCGTCCTCGCCGTCTTCGTCGGCTATTTCGTGGTGTGGTCGGTGACGCCGGCGCTGCACACGCCGCTGATGAGCGTCACCAACGCGATCTCCTCGGTGATCGTGGTCGGCGCGCTGCTCGCGGTCGGCGTCGGCATGATTTCGAGCGGCTCGGGCTGGGCGCGCGGCTTCGGCTTCGTCGCGCTGGTCTTCGCCTGCGTCAACATCTTTGGCGGCTTCCTTGTCACCCAGCGCATGCTGGCGATGTACAAGAAGAAGTCGAAGTAA
- a CDS encoding DUF882 domain-containing protein, with amino-acid sequence MLTGLARQFAVLSLSHAGVKAGSRIGLACVVLLAAAGSVHDAAALNETKTLSFHHTHSGEDLTVTFKRDGRYDEAALKQLNHFLRDWRTQDETVMDRHLFDILWEVYRDVDGKQPIQIISSYRSPATNAMLRRRSSGVARFSQHMLGHAMDFYIPGVPLEQIRFAGLRLQRGGVGFYPTSGSPFVHLDTGSIRHWPRMTHDQLARVFPDGKTVHLPTDGVPLKGYEFAKAEIERRGSGDDAGSKPSFFAALFKGKSAPAAPSSDEDDEGAPAVAAKPTVVAAAAKSVDPVPTPRAKPQVAAALQLASADAQLVAPPKPKPAPFAEKPAAGKSADAKPETPADIINARGFWDDVPAAPHQATPAQVAALKARQALAAATDPQATASVSNAAYQALAYAPASASPVDRANVVAASAPIPRAARPASRSVAQATEINSVVGKRVDGLVATATRLSAAKGESIWLKIVMLSPSASRAMSVTLMGELDTAALRSYFVKPHAVIAMGFVDDPMQGLSCDSFTGSATAKLETTSFVMRTAALR; translated from the coding sequence GTGCTGACTGGTCTCGCACGCCAATTCGCTGTGCTGTCGTTGTCCCATGCGGGAGTGAAGGCCGGATCCCGGATCGGCCTTGCTTGCGTGGTGCTGCTTGCTGCCGCCGGCTCGGTTCATGACGCCGCCGCGCTGAACGAGACCAAGACGCTCTCGTTCCACCACACCCATTCCGGCGAAGACCTCACCGTTACCTTCAAGCGCGATGGCCGCTACGACGAAGCCGCGCTGAAGCAGCTCAACCATTTCCTGCGCGACTGGCGCACCCAGGATGAGACGGTGATGGACCGTCACCTGTTCGACATCCTCTGGGAAGTCTATCGCGACGTCGACGGCAAGCAGCCGATCCAGATCATCTCCTCCTACCGCTCCCCCGCTACCAACGCCATGCTCCGCCGCCGCTCCTCCGGCGTGGCACGCTTCAGCCAGCACATGCTGGGGCATGCGATGGATTTCTATATTCCCGGCGTGCCGCTGGAGCAGATCCGCTTCGCCGGCCTGCGCCTGCAGCGCGGCGGTGTCGGCTTCTACCCGACCTCCGGCTCCCCCTTCGTGCATCTGGACACCGGCAGCATCCGGCACTGGCCGCGCATGACGCATGACCAGCTCGCCCGCGTCTTCCCGGACGGAAAGACGGTGCATCTGCCGACCGACGGCGTGCCGCTGAAGGGCTATGAGTTCGCCAAGGCCGAGATCGAGCGCCGCGGCAGCGGCGATGATGCCGGTAGCAAGCCGAGCTTCTTTGCGGCCTTGTTCAAGGGCAAGTCGGCGCCGGCCGCCCCGAGCAGTGACGAGGACGACGAGGGCGCGCCTGCGGTCGCCGCCAAGCCCACCGTGGTCGCCGCCGCAGCCAAGTCCGTCGATCCGGTGCCGACGCCGCGCGCCAAGCCGCAGGTCGCAGCTGCGCTCCAGCTCGCCTCGGCCGATGCGCAGCTGGTCGCCCCGCCCAAGCCGAAGCCCGCGCCGTTCGCTGAGAAGCCGGCGGCCGGCAAATCAGCCGACGCCAAGCCGGAGACCCCGGCCGACATCATCAACGCCCGCGGCTTCTGGGATGACGTCCCGGCTGCGCCGCATCAGGCAACTCCGGCGCAAGTGGCCGCGCTGAAGGCACGCCAGGCGCTCGCCGCCGCGACCGATCCGCAAGCAACCGCAAGCGTCTCCAATGCGGCCTATCAGGCGCTGGCCTATGCGCCGGCATCCGCGTCCCCGGTCGACCGCGCCAATGTCGTCGCCGCCTCTGCGCCGATCCCGCGCGCCGCCCGCCCCGCGTCCCGCAGCGTTGCCCAGGCGACCGAGATCAATAGTGTGGTCGGCAAGCGCGTCGATGGCCTGGTCGCCACCGCGACCCGGCTCTCCGCAGCCAAGGGCGAGAGCATCTGGCTCAAGATCGTGATGCTGTCACCGAGCGCCAGCCGCGCGATGTCGGTGACGCTGATGGGCGAGCTCGATACGGCGGCGCTGCGCAGCTATTTCGTCAAGCCGCACGCCGTGATCGCGATGGGCTTTGTCGACGATCCCATGCAGGGCCTGTCCTGCGACAGCTTTACCGGCAGCGCCACCGCGAAGCTCGAGACGACGTCGTTCGTGATGCGGACAGCGGCGCTGCGCTGA
- a CDS encoding M3 family oligoendopeptidase encodes MNSRSKSALNKSALKKPAAKPDLRKPSTKKAVDKAKPSKAASKTGKLPEWNLADLYSGIDAPEVARDLDKMDADCVAFETDYKGKLATGTANEDGGKWLAEAVRRYEAIDDLAGRLGSYAGLVHAGDSVDPKISKFYGDVSERLTAASTHLLFFALELNRIDDDVLNGAMQAPELAHYRPWIEDLRKEKPYQLDDKLEQLFLEKAQTGYSAFNRLFDQTISALRFKVGAKELAIEPTLNLLQDRDGAKRKAAAEALAKTFKANERTFALITNTLAKDKDISDRWRGFQDVADSRHLNNRVEREVVDALVASVRAAYPKLSHRYYALKAKWFGKKRLAYWDRNAPLPFAATDVIGWPDARNMVLTAYRGFSPDMADIAERFFTDRWIDAPVRPGKAPGAFSHPTTPSAHPYVLMNYQGKPRDVMTLAHELGHGVHQVLAAKNGALMAPTPLTLAETASVFGEMLTFRRLLAQTKSAKQRQALLAGKVEDMINTVVRQIAFYSFERAVHTERKNGELTATRLGELWLSVQGESLGPAIEIKAGYENYWMYIPHFIHSPFYVYAYAFGDCLVNSLYAVYEHAAEGFAERYLDMLAAGGTKHYSELLRPFGLDAKDPKFWEGGLSVIAGMIDELEAMG; translated from the coding sequence ATGAATTCGCGCTCCAAATCTGCCTTGAACAAGTCTGCTCTCAAAAAGCCGGCAGCCAAGCCCGATCTCCGCAAGCCAAGCACCAAAAAAGCCGTCGACAAGGCAAAGCCCTCCAAAGCTGCGAGCAAGACCGGCAAGCTTCCCGAGTGGAACCTCGCCGATCTCTATTCCGGGATCGATGCGCCGGAAGTGGCGCGCGATCTCGACAAGATGGATGCCGATTGCGTCGCGTTCGAGACCGACTACAAGGGCAAGCTCGCGACAGGGACAGCAAACGAAGATGGCGGAAAATGGCTCGCCGAGGCCGTGCGGCGCTATGAGGCGATCGACGATCTCGCCGGCCGTCTCGGCTCCTATGCCGGCCTCGTGCATGCCGGCGACAGCGTGGACCCCAAGATTTCAAAGTTTTACGGCGACGTCTCGGAGCGGCTGACGGCGGCGTCCACGCATCTGCTATTCTTCGCGCTCGAGCTCAATCGCATCGATGACGATGTTTTGAACGGCGCGATGCAGGCCCCGGAGCTGGCGCATTACCGCCCGTGGATCGAGGATTTGCGCAAGGAGAAGCCGTATCAGCTCGACGACAAGCTCGAGCAGCTTTTTCTGGAGAAGGCGCAGACCGGCTATTCCGCCTTCAACCGGCTGTTCGACCAGACCATTTCCGCCCTGCGCTTCAAGGTCGGCGCAAAGGAGCTCGCGATCGAGCCGACGCTCAACCTGCTGCAGGACCGCGACGGCGCCAAGCGCAAAGCCGCGGCTGAAGCGCTGGCGAAGACCTTCAAGGCCAATGAGCGCACCTTCGCGCTGATCACCAACACGCTCGCCAAGGACAAGGACATCTCCGACCGCTGGCGCGGTTTTCAGGACGTTGCGGATTCCCGCCATCTGAACAACCGCGTCGAGCGCGAGGTCGTGGATGCGCTGGTCGCCTCCGTGCGCGCCGCCTATCCAAAGCTGTCGCATCGCTATTATGCGCTGAAGGCGAAGTGGTTCGGCAAGAAGCGGCTCGCCTATTGGGACCGCAACGCGCCGCTGCCGTTTGCCGCGACCGACGTGATCGGCTGGCCCGATGCGCGCAACATGGTGCTGACTGCCTATCGCGGCTTCTCGCCTGACATGGCTGACATCGCCGAGCGCTTCTTCACCGACCGCTGGATCGACGCGCCGGTGCGTCCGGGCAAGGCGCCGGGCGCGTTCTCGCATCCGACCACGCCGTCGGCGCATCCTTACGTGCTGATGAACTACCAGGGCAAGCCGCGCGACGTGATGACGCTTGCGCATGAGCTCGGTCATGGCGTGCACCAGGTGCTCGCTGCGAAGAACGGCGCGCTGATGGCGCCGACTCCGCTGACGCTGGCCGAGACCGCGAGCGTGTTCGGCGAGATGCTGACCTTCCGGCGGCTGCTGGCGCAGACCAAGAGCGCCAAGCAGCGCCAGGCGCTGCTCGCGGGCAAGGTCGAGGACATGATCAACACGGTGGTGCGGCAGATCGCGTTCTATTCCTTTGAGCGCGCGGTCCACACCGAGCGCAAGAACGGCGAGCTGACCGCGACGCGGCTCGGCGAGCTCTGGCTGTCGGTGCAGGGCGAGAGCCTGGGGCCGGCAATCGAGATCAAGGCGGGCTACGAGAACTACTGGATGTACATCCCGCACTTCATCCACTCGCCGTTCTACGTCTACGCCTACGCGTTCGGCGATTGCCTCGTGAACTCGCTCTATGCCGTCTATGAGCACGCGGCGGAAGGCTTTGCCGAGCGCTATCTCGACATGCTCGCGGCCGGCGGCACCAAGCATTATTCCGAGCTGCTGCGGCCGTTCGGCCTCGATGCCAAGGATCCGAAGTTTTGGGAGGGCGGGCTCAGCGTCATCGCCGGCATGATCGACGAACTGGAGGCGATGGGCTGA